Proteins found in one Ornithorhynchus anatinus isolate Pmale09 chromosome 8, mOrnAna1.pri.v4, whole genome shotgun sequence genomic segment:
- the SDC4 gene encoding syndecan-4: MQPRTVLALLLFLVDPCAAESVRETEVMDPQDFYSTRYYSGALPDDEDVGKNWREHDSHPEDFELSGSGDEEYTKIEEVTYLTEKPEVTMDNHIPDDESRNKDPEDPKVVEENEILQKEPPVLDGREDVSNKVAMASATHESIFERTEVLAALIAGGVVGLLFAVFLILLLVYRMKKKDEGSYDLGKKPIYKKAPTNEFFA; encoded by the exons GTCCGGGAAACGGAAGTAATGGACCCCCAGGATTTCTACAGTACTAGATACTACTCCGGGGCCTTGCCGGATGATGAAGATGTTGGGAAAAACTGGCGGGAGCACGATTCCCACCCGGAGGACTTCGAGCTGTCGGGCTCGGGAGATGAAG AATACACCAAAATAGAGGAGGTGACTTACCTGACAGAGAAGCCGGAG GTCACCATGGATAATCACATCCCCGATGATGAGTCCAGAAACAAGGATCCTGAGGACCCCAAGGTGGTGGAAGAGAATGAGATCCTGCAGAAGGAACCTCCGGTCTTGGATGGGAGAGAAGACGTGTCCAACAAGGTAGCCATGGCCAGCGCTACTCATGAAAGCATCTTTGAGAGGACAGAGGTCTTGGCAG ccctcaTTGCAGGTGGCGTCGTGGGACTTCTGTTCGCCGTGTTCTTGATCCTGCTCCTGGTTTACCGCATGAAGAAGAAGGACGAGGGCAGCTACGATTTGGGCAAGAAACCCATCTACAAGAAAGCCCCCACCAACGAGTTTTTCGCCTGA